The DNA window AAGTCGGTCACTACCGCGGTCGCGCCGGACAACTCGTCGGGCTCGCCCTGGCGGAATCTCTCACGCGGCTGTCCGTGGTGTAGCGCGTAAACGAGACAGCCCGCCGGTTCATGCCGGGAAGTCGAAAGCCGCTACCGAGTTCAAACCCGGTGGCGGCTTTTTGCTGTCAAGGTCGCCAATTAATTAGAATGGTCCGCCACCATGCGGCCTGCACGGTCCCGCCTGTCCACCCCCATGGACGCGACCGCCGCGGCGGGGCCGTGCTCGCCGCCCTCCGGGTTACCCCAGTTCACAGAATCAAGTTGACCGAACCGCGCCGAGATTATGCCTTATCGGTGGGTGCATCCCCGGACGAGGAGAGGTGAGGGCGCCGATTCAGGGCCGCGTGGGGCGGGATCGGTTTGTCGAACGGCCGTTTCCAGCCGCGCCGGGTTGCCATCGTGGGCGATCTCTAATTTGCCGTGTTACCGGTTTTAGTCGGTGACTTTTTCGCCGCGGGAGTCTTTGCTGTGGCCTTGGGCGCGTCAGTGCTGCGCGCGTTGCCCCACGGGTCAGCAGGGGTTTTGGCGTCTGGAATCTTTTTCAGCGAATCCTTGTAGGCCCTGTCGGTGGCTTGTTCCTTTTCGATCTGCTCGGGTGTCTTTGCGCCCATCATTTCCTCAAGGGTCTTGGGCGTTTTGCTTTGGGCGTAGGCCGGCCCGGCCAGCATCGCGATCATAGCCGCGGCGCAGATAACTCTCATGCGAATACTCCCCTCGATGCTTCCTGAGTTTCCAATCGGGCCAGTAGTGTGTTGCCCCGGCGCGCCCGACGAGCATGTGCCATTGAAGCCCGGCCTAAGCCGGCAGGCAATCGCCATCCGGACGATGAGTGGTGAGCCCGCCGGTTCACGCCCGGCGGGCCTATGCTTTGTATAGGCTTTTGTCGATCAGGTGACGCGCCGCATGGATTACAGGGCTGATACGGCGGTAGCTTTTCGCCCCATGAGCGTGGGGGTCTCTACTTCCGTTCTCGTGCGGGGTTGCCAACAACGGTAATCCCTTGCGGCACGTCGCGGGTGACAACCGCGCCGGCCCCGATTACTGCATCATCCCCAACGGTCACTCCCGGAAGGATGATAGCGCCGCCGCCTATCCAAACGTTCTTTCCGATCGATACAGGACGGCCGAACTCGGCACCGGTCTTTCTGATCGCAGGATCGCGCGGGTGGTCGGCAGAGTATATCTGGACAGCAGGTCCGATCTGCGTTCCGGGGCCAATGGTAACCGCGACGACATCGAGGATCACGCAGTTGAAGTTGAGGAAAACGTCTGTCCCGATCTTGATGTTATAGCCAAAGTCACAATGGAATGGCGGCCGGATAACAGCGCCGTCTCCCACTTCAGACAACAGCTCGCGAAGGAGTTCCCGTCTTTCCGCTGCCGACGCAGCGAGCGAACCGTTATAATGGACCATCCATGCTTTTGCGATGGCTTGATCCGCCTGAATTTCCGGATCGCCTGCGTGGTACAACTCGCCCGCCAGCATCTTTTCTTTCTCTGTGCGCATGCGATCCTTCTCTCATCTGGTCGACTTCCAACGGGCTAATGGCGTTGGCCCTTCTGGTCGAACCCATCCGGCATCCGCGGCGGATGCCCGGCGTCATTCTGATTGCACCAGGGGCAGGGTGCGCCAGCACCCCCGCAGTTGCAGGCGTGCTCGCCTTCCCACGGCTTATGGGGATGGTTCTCACACACC is part of the Bradyrhizobium erythrophlei genome and encodes:
- a CDS encoding sugar O-acetyltransferase gives rise to the protein MRTEKEKMLAGELYHAGDPEIQADQAIAKAWMVHYNGSLAASAAERRELLRELLSEVGDGAVIRPPFHCDFGYNIKIGTDVFLNFNCVILDVVAVTIGPGTQIGPAVQIYSADHPRDPAIRKTGAEFGRPVSIGKNVWIGGGAIILPGVTVGDDAVIGAGAVVTRDVPQGITVVGNPARERK